The DNA region aactcttttaatagcttatttttaaaaaaaattgcaaattttactcttaacataattataccttttattcttaactttgtttttttatacaaattttgtatccaatttttttattttttggcaaattttatccctattattttttgacaaattttacctCTAATTATTGTGTTTATTAATGGACAAATAATGAAGAATTAAattcacaaattttttaaaaatagggaATAAATGCACCAAATTAATTTGTAAGGATGGAATtagccaaaaaaaatattatcaattaataaaaaattattttaaatttgatgttcAAAACTGGTATTATAAAAGTTAGTAGTTTTATATATtctcattaattaaattcatataataaaattgaacaGAATGAAATAGAGTAAAACAAAATGCAACAAAACCATCATTCTATTATTTAAATGTTCTTACAACAATACATATGTTTCGTCTTATTTTTCAAGACAAGAAAAAGATATTCTATTTagtttcatcttattttttaattttagtctttttaaaataatataaacaggGAAtccaatattctttttttataactgatTTCATTCTTTGTTGTACACAAGCATAGTCAATTAGTTCTGATCGTGTGAGGTTGAATTGatacttaatttaattaaaaattaaaaattaaaaatcatttaaaaatatcaatcgcATTGCTGAGAATCAAAACGGCGCGTGTGCTTGCCCTTCGTTTAGTTGCGCGTGGTCTCACAAGTGACAAAGATGTCACCCGAAAAGACCGTTAGGCTCATAACATAATGGCGTGGCTTCGTAAATTAAACCCATAACCAGGGCTAATCTAAGCTTCCCCTTTATCCAAAACCCAaatccttcttttttattttatatattgctACAAATTGGTAAAGTAACGCACTGAACTCATATTTTCCAACAATCCCCAGTTTGCCCCCAAGCGTTTACGCTCCCCCGCCTCTATATAAACACTGTCCCACCACCTCTTCTTCCTTCACGCtcaattcattttcttctcctctctctctctctctctcctagggttagggttttctctcttcatcactCTCTGTGTCGCTCCGTTTCAATGGCTCAGCAAGACGCTCAAAACGGCGGGTCGGAGAATGCCGCTGCTGCTGCTACGGTGTCGTTTGTCGCTGTGAAGCCGCAGCTCCTCGTCGAAGCTCCCAAAGCCAACGACGCCATTCTGTTCTTCAAGGCTGCGTTTGGCGCTGAGGAAGTTGGCCGTACGCTCAACCCTAAGCGCAAAGCTGAGCACGAGCTCCCTCTCATACTCTCCGCAGAACTCAAAATCGCTGGCTCCACCATTCTCGTCGCCGACCTCGTTGATGACACTTCTTCGCCGTTAGTTTTCTCTCATATTCACGTTCATATTCTCTAGATCTTGAATATTAACACTGCTCCTATTTTGTTTCCactattttttaagattttacttATTCTCTCTGTTATTCGGTTGTttaggttttttgtttttgtttattttttatatttaattagctTATGCTATTTCATGTAATCTTTtctgtatattttgttttatatgcaCCCGATCTGTGATTGATAGAAAATACAAATGATTTTTCTTCTGAGaatcgtggtttcctttttgtCTTTATTATTCTTCCATAGTTCTTGCTCTTACTTTTCTACTCTGtcgtttctattttgttttaatagctCTAATTCCACGGTTTCGGTGTTTGTTTTCTCTGTAGCTTTCCGTTTTTTATAGACGTTTTTTCcacttttttatatgtttagtgTGTCGTTTTGTTTTGTATGTCAGAGCAAAAACGGGGGGAAACGGTGTCGTTTTGTGCTTGGAGACGGAGGACGTGGATGGGGCAGTAGCTAAGGCGGTGAGCGCTGGTGCAGTTGCGGAGGGCGAAGTAGCGGAAGGTGAAGTCGCGTGCTGCGGCGGGCGCGTGGGGAAGGTTAAGGACCCGTATGGCTTCGTTTGGCTCTTCTGCACTCCCGGGAAGAAGTGTGCTGACGTGGAGGCTTAATGGCCTTTGATGTTGTTCTGAGTCTAATTGTTTGGATTATCAGTTTTAGTTGTAGAATTGATTAGGGAAAGGTCGTACGTGTCTAGTTAAGACATTTCTCTTCTTCAGTCTTTCAGTCTTTTATATCTAAGTGGGATTAGTATTAATCTAATGGTTACGCGTGTATttctattttgaatattttgaagTGCTTCTCTCTCGTTTGTCATTAGACTCATTATGAATGACATTAGTTGTTGACACATTAAAATAGTCAAATTTATCTTCTCTTTTGAATGCTCGCTTTTATAGGGAATTCTCATTTCTCTACCTGTAGTAGTTACTAATTTCTGTTTTAATATGTGATTATTTATTCTGCATTTGTCTTGTTTCATTATCGCACGCTTTTTGTTAATTGTGGTTTTTGAACTACTAAAACTAACCATATAATAAATGGTGTTTAGGGTTGTTATCACTGAAGGCGTGCCTGAATATGGGATGTATTCATATTTTCCATGGATAATGTTTTTTAAGTTGGGAttgaattgtttatttcaatgCTGGTTTTGATTACGAAGATTGACAACGAAACAATGTTATTTTCATTAATCATGTAAAATTAcgaagttattataaaaaaggatttgacgtaaaatactataattttgattagtttttgattaaataaaaatctctttgaaaaaatatattagaaagaTTAGTTAGTGTAGActaattttttagatttgttgatatatgtaaacattttttacttgaaattgGTAATGCAGATTAATGTTTAATTTCTTGGCTctctttaaattaaatatagatattaatattaaatttcttcTGTAAAATGAAACAGTGGGTAGcgaaaagaagaaaagtagAATCTAAGGAAATTGTGAACTTGTATcattagtaaattttaattaatgggtttgcaaataatttgattttaatgtgATTTTCCAATCAACGAGGATTacataaaagtaaattttatttaatagggTTTAATAGCTAACTTGTTATGAAGATAAATAGTTAACTTCACTTTGTATAATATGCATGAGATATTAGAtgatatttttggatttttttgtaaaacaaatttttgattttattaatgaaattatCTGATTTAAAGTTATTGGATGGTGCATACTTATAATTTGTTCtctcaatttcaaaataaaatattgaattctcaagaatattattactataaacatttaaaaatcattaaaataattagaaatgaaagttacattttttttcacacTTTCTCATGAGAATGAGCAATTTTTAGAGACTCCAAACAAATATGGTAATGCTATAGTTTTAAGTTCATATTTTTGAGAACTAGTTTTTAATTCATGAAACAGACACATTTTTAGAGTAATATCTGACAGTATCTTAAATATGATTACTTTTGAAAAACTGATTACTGTGGGAAAATGAAATCAAGATAATGGAATTATTAGCAAAATGACGTGgaagaatttataattattgattGTATTAACATCTAACATAGTAACGTCTCGTTTTGAATCCAATTTATATAGAGTCTTCTGCCCATGCTTTAATGTTGTGCTGTGTACTTGTCCTTCCCAGTTGTGGATATAGGGCAGCGTGAGAAGGCAATTAAGAGTATATTAAGGGTATaactatagtattttttttttcttcaatggaAAAAGGGTATAACTATATATTCAGGCATTTCATATTTTGTAGTTCGAAGGAAATGTCTTGGTTTATACTTTAGTGTGGTCCCCCTCTCGTTTATTAGAGACTTTGCTTAGGTCTTGTTATGggtcttcttaaaaaaaaagttaagaaaataaaaaaattaaatatttaatacgaAAATGGGaggaaattacaaaaaaataatggatAACATGATTtgatgtattttaataaaaatattttatttttatttttagtttcttaacagTTGGTTAGCATTTGACTTATGTCTAATTTTTGTGAGTATAGGTTGTGTACGATGGCATTTTTTGGAAAATATCAAAGGAAAATAGAATCATTGTTATGGTTGATTGTgttagataaaaaagaaaaagaataaaaaaaagtttcttcagttaaaaacaaagataaacatcattagttaagtagaattatatttaatttctttaaataagaTATTTGAACTGAGTCTTTTGtactgaaataaaaataatatttagttaTCATTGGGGGACCTCACTTAAGGTAAAAATAACCCTatattgtaatttaaatatatttatttattatgcattttaattagaatataaattatatattttaaatatttatttattatgaattttaattacaaaaacatttatattttggGATACACATTAAAatgctaattataaaaaaaagtaatgtaaAAAGAGATATTAGGcgtatttttgtaaaatttcaaGGAGTATATCAATtagacatttttaattttgatatttttaattttcaatttaagttttattttatttacgcattttttatattttatttaaatttgaaaacacCTTCTAAAACGTTGGTCTTTACAATAAAAAACGAATTCAAACTAAAATTATActctataatttttataagcaaaaaattaaacaagtcACTCTCCCAATTATCTTTTTTcgatcattaaatattttcatgtctatccattttcaattcaaatCAAAGTCCAAATTGTGAGATGCAGGTTCGTACTGTGATTTTTGGGTCCCACCAAATAATTTTGTTCATTGACACTCCCATGAAATGGTGTGGGCCTGTGGGGTCGGGCCAGATCAATGCCCAGCTTTTGGCtcaaaataagatattttaaggagtttaatttttatatattattattaatgtattttttttacgtatttaaataattaattctaagataattatcataaaattaataaatttccaTACTTGTATATACAAAAACTTGTACACTATAAAAACACGTAatgataagtaaaaataaataaaaacataaacatgTAATGCAGTAAAAGAAAACACATGTAATGTTGTTATCTATTTCAGGATGATGTGTAATGATGGTACGTTTATTTTATATCTCGAGAATAGACACGAAATGGAGCTCTAAAAGTTGTCaccataataaatgtttttgtttaactTTCCTCATATTTGAGGACatatattgattttgatttctaaaatcaacctttctttaaaaaaaaagtcgaTAAAATAGAATCAAGTCTGACTTACTTTTATGATATATATCgttataatatatttcttttgcttatattattttttatctaaaattatagacttaaataaatgtaattttaattcttttatttttatatttgcataattttagtttttatatttttaattggaaaATTTAGTatctaaaatttatcaaatattaaaatcgGACCCTTATGTCGTTATGTTAATTTGACATCCAAATTCCAAAGTTTAACCAAATTTCTTGATATTAGGAGTGTAAGAATGTGTTGAGATTGATTCAAGAATTCGATAAATCTAactcaatttaattatattttagtagGTTAAATTGGGTAATCAAGTTATGTTAAGTTTATTTTGActaatccaattaaaattaaattgagtaTTAGATTAGTGAGTTTCTAACGTAATCTAcacattatattaataataaaataattgtgagTATCCTTTGTGACATGGATTATGACATTTGGAACATGTATTTTCCGGTGTTAATGTTTGAATTCGACAATTggactttttttaaaagtagaTAATTGGACTTATATTTTAGCCAAATTGCTGTTTTCTGATGATTGTGGAACAGGTAATACctgatgttttttattttttgatgtcATTAGTTATCTCTTAATTGTCAGACTGGTGTCTAATCAATGATATGAAAAACATTacacatattatatatttttttaaataatacggAATTCTAATATGTTAAAACACATAAATTCTtacctaaaaaaacaaattctattgtggattttttatttttattttttagttacttgCCAACCTATCAATTAAGAGGTGATTAATGTCAACAAATTTCATCAAATGTTAGATACCAAACTAACATAAGGACATAATTTTAGCATTAGATAAATTTCAGGGATTAAAAATATGAGCTCAAAATtgtaaaactataaaataaagtgataaaattgcatttaagtcaaaattatattacactcttattattatttttattttattttattttgttttattcaaaaaggtaatctttaaaattattttttc from Glycine soja cultivar W05 chromosome 8, ASM419377v2, whole genome shotgun sequence includes:
- the LOC114423677 gene encoding uncharacterized protein At5g48480, which encodes MAQQDAQNGGSENAAAAATVSFVAVKPQLLVEAPKANDAILFFKAAFGAEEVGRTLNPKRKAEHELPLILSAELKIAGSTILVADLVDDTSSPAKTGGNGVVLCLETEDVDGAVAKAVSAGAVAEGEVAEGEVACCGGRVGKVKDPYGFVWLFCTPGKKCADVEA